The following proteins come from a genomic window of Lolium rigidum isolate FL_2022 chromosome 5, APGP_CSIRO_Lrig_0.1, whole genome shotgun sequence:
- the LOC124654269 gene encoding phosphatidylinositol 4-phosphate 5-kinase 6-like, whose product MASTGKKMNQIPAPAGRLWEASIRKLTTIRRGAAAFPAAVAGVDGLVDPATGTISVASSSAIYCADDTDGPAAADAEEANAAEEDDAELGEPSHSEQLLPSGEFYQGDLRGDLPHGQGKFLWTDGSMYEGAWARGRAAGRGKFSWPSGATYEGDLAGGYMHGQGTYIGEFGDTFAGLWANNLRHGRGTQAYANGDVYDGHWRDGLQDGHGRYIWRQGHEYIGTWKAGEMHGCGTVIWADSDRYDGSWEDGKPKGQGTFRWADGGMYIGTWCQESGVTHAKGVYYPPSGGPAMPVPREPRDAITKLLEDLEVCEGKTVSLLPWQKILTWPGVEAVIQKPVWRPPEVSADQGRVPSVRRRSSVSDLDSLAVGDEGGEDASTRADRAWSRTLSCIRAKPGKKQGETISKGHRNYELMLNLQLGIRHAVGRQSAPTSLDLKSSAFDPKEKVWTRFPPEGSKHTPPHQSCDFRWKDYCPLVFRTLRKLFDVDPADYMISICGDDALLELSSPGKSGSFFYLTNDDKYMIKTMKKAEVKVLLRMLQPYYKHVRAHENTLITKFFGLHCVKITGAIQKKVRFVIMGNLFCSHYSIHRRFDLKGSSLGRMTDKPLDQIDETTTLKDLDLNFIFRLGGSWFQDFCKQVDRDCELLEQERIMDYSLLVGVHFKDRCKDISNADNGTPTTATDDDEQKRKAPDKLGICMHSRVENIVRNPESESQLIGEPTGEFQDVILFFGIIDILQDYDISKKLEHAYKSMQYDPNSISAVDPKQYCKRFRDFIFRAFAEDVQ is encoded by the exons ATGGCGTCGACGGGGAAGAAGATGAACCAGATCCCGGCCCCGGCCGGAAGGCTCTGGGAGGCGAGCATCCGCAAGCTCACCACCATCCGCCGCGGCGCCGCCGCATTcccggccgccgtcgccggcgtcgACGGCCTCGTCGACCCCGCCACCGGCACCATCTCCGTCGCCTCCTCCAGCGCCATCTACTGCGCCGACGACACGGACGGCCCAGCAGCCGCCGACGCGGAGGAGGCCAACGCCGCCGAGGAGGATGACGCCGAGCTCGGGGAGCCCAGCCACTCGGAGCAGCTGCTGCCCAGCGGGGAGTTCTACCAGGGCGACCTGCGCGGGGACCTCCCGCACGGCCAGGGCAAGTTCCTCTGGACGGACGGCAGCATGTACGAGGGCGCCTGGGCCCGCGGCCGCGCGGCCGGCCGGGGCAAGTTCTCCTGGCCCTCGGGCGCCACCTACGAGGGCGACCTCGCCGGCGGCTACATGCACGGCCAGGGCACCTACATTGGCGAGTTCGGGGACACCTTCGCGGGGCTCTGGGCCAACAACCTCCGGCACGGCCGCGGCACGCAGGCCTACGCCAACGGCGACGTCTACGACGGCCACTGGCGCGACGGCCTGCAGGACGGCCACGGCCGCTACATCTGGCGCCAGGGCCACGAGTACATCGGCACCTGGAAGGCCGGCGAGATGCACGGCTGCGGGACCGTCATATGGGCGGACAGCGACCGCTACGACGGCTCCTGGGAGGACGGCAAGCCCAAGGGCCAGGGCACGTTCCGCTGGGCCGACGGCGGCATGTACATCGGCACCTGGTGCCAGGAGTCTGGTGTCACGCACGCCAAGGGCGTCTACTACCCGCCGTCCGGCGGCCCGGCCATGCCCGTGCCCCGGGAGCCCCGCGACGCCATCACCAAGCTGCTCGAGGATCTCGAGGTCTGCGAGGGGAAAACGGTATCGCTGCTGCCGTGGCAGAAGATACTCACGTGGCCCGGGGTGGAGGCCGTGATCCAGAAGCCCGTGTGGCGGCCGCCGGAGGTCAGTGCCGACCAAGGGAGGGTGCCGAGCGTGCGCCGGAGGAGCAGCGTGTCGGACCTGGACAGTCTCGCTGTGGGGGATGAGGGCGGCGAGGATGCTAGTACTCGGGCAGACAGGGCATGGTCGCGGACGCTCTCCTGCATCCGCGCGAAGCCGGGGAAGAAGCAGGGGGAGACCATATCCAAGGGGCACAGGAACTACGAGCTCATGCTCAACTTGCAGCTGGGCATCAG GCATGCTGTGGGAAGGCAGTCAGCACCTACCTCATTGGATCTCAAATCATCAGCATTTGATCCTAAAGAGAAGGTGTGGACAAGATTTCCGCCGGAAGGATCGAAGCATACGCCGCCTCACCAATCGTGTGATTTCCGGTGGAAGGACTACTGCCCATTGGTTTTCAG GACATTGCGCAAGCTCTTCGACGTCGACCCTGCAGATTACATGATCTCGATATGCGGTGATGATGCACTTCTGGAACTATCATCACCCGGTAAAAGTGGGAGTTTCTTTTACCTCACAAATGATGACAAGTACatgatcaaaacaatgaagaaggCAGAAGTTAAG GTGCTTCTTAGGATGCTTCAACCCTATTATAAACATGTCCGTGCTCATGAAAATACTCTTATAACTAAGTTCTTCGGTCTGCACTGTGTTAAGATCACAGGGGCTATTCAGAAAAAG GTCCGGTTTGTTATAATGGGGAATCTCTTCTGCTCTCACTACTCAATCCATCGGCGCTTCGACTTGAAAGGATCTTCGCTTGGTCGGATGACAGACAAACCGCTTGATCAAATCGACGAGACCACCACGCTCAAGGATCTTGATCTCAATTTCATTTTTCGGTTAGGAGGATCCTGGTTCCAGGACTTCTGCAA ACAAGTGGACAGAGATTGCGAGTTGCTGGAGCAGGAGAGGATCATGGATTACAGTCTTTTGGTGGGCGTTCACTTCAAAGATCGATGCAAAGATAT CAGCAATGCTGACAATGGGACACCTACTACTGCCACCGACGACGATGAACAGAAAAG AAAAGCACCAGATAAACTAGGGATTTGCATGCACTCGAGGGTGGAGAACATAGTGAGAAATCCTGAAAGTGAATCCCAGCTCATTGGTGAGCCCACAGGCGAATTCCAGGATGTGATCTTGTTCTTCGGGATCATTGACATCCTGCAGGACTATGATATCAGCAAGAAGCTCGAGCATGCCTACAAATCCATGCAGTATGATCCCAACTCCATATCGGCGGTCGACCCGAAGCAGTACTGCAAGCGGTTCCGGGACTTCATTTTCAGGGCTTTCGCAGAGGATGTACAGTAG